In one Brevibacterium sp. CBA3109 genomic region, the following are encoded:
- a CDS encoding phosphoglycerate kinase codes for MRTYDDPQIFSHRTVLVRSDLNVPMDEGAITDRGRILASATTIRTLAEAGARVIVMSHLGRPKGAPDPQYSLQPLVPELAEAIGRDVVFAADTVGAEATTKAKALGDGQVLLLENLRFNPGETSKDDAERKAFAAQLAALADDFVSDGFGVVHRKQASVYDIAALLPHYAGSLVRAEVEVSDRLLNSPQAPFTVVLGGSKVSDKLGVIDNLIDRADNLLIGGGMVFTFLAALGHDIGSSLVEKDRVDDVKGYLKRAEDGGANIILPTDIVMAASFAADAENWVRPVAELESTPAGAQGLGLDIGPESAEAYAEVISDSKTVFWNGPMGVFEFPAFAAGTKAVAAALTNEPGTESTRLTVVGGGDSAAAVRTLGFADDEFGHISTGGGASLEYLEGKTLPGLQALA; via the coding sequence TTCGCAGTGACCTGAACGTGCCGATGGACGAGGGCGCGATCACTGACCGTGGTCGCATCTTGGCCTCGGCCACCACGATCAGAACACTTGCCGAGGCGGGGGCCCGGGTGATCGTCATGTCCCACCTGGGACGTCCCAAGGGCGCACCCGACCCGCAGTATTCGCTGCAGCCTCTGGTTCCCGAACTCGCCGAGGCGATCGGCCGCGACGTCGTGTTCGCAGCTGACACCGTCGGTGCTGAAGCGACGACCAAAGCGAAGGCTTTGGGCGATGGTCAGGTCCTCCTGCTCGAGAATCTGCGCTTCAACCCGGGGGAGACGTCGAAGGACGACGCCGAGCGGAAGGCCTTCGCGGCACAGCTGGCCGCACTGGCAGACGATTTCGTCTCCGACGGTTTCGGAGTCGTCCACCGCAAACAGGCCTCTGTCTATGACATCGCAGCTCTGCTGCCGCACTACGCCGGATCACTCGTGCGGGCCGAGGTCGAAGTCAGCGATCGTCTGCTGAACTCCCCACAGGCACCATTCACGGTCGTTCTCGGTGGATCAAAGGTCTCCGACAAGCTGGGCGTCATCGACAATCTCATCGATCGTGCGGACAATCTGCTCATCGGCGGCGGCATGGTCTTCACCTTCCTCGCCGCGCTCGGCCACGACATCGGGTCCAGCCTCGTGGAGAAGGACCGAGTAGACGACGTCAAGGGCTATCTCAAACGTGCCGAGGACGGGGGAGCGAACATTATCCTGCCCACGGACATCGTGATGGCCGCGTCCTTCGCCGCAGACGCCGAGAACTGGGTGCGTCCCGTCGCGGAACTCGAATCGACACCAGCGGGTGCGCAGGGTCTGGGCCTCGACATCGGGCCCGAATCGGCCGAGGCTTATGCTGAGGTGATCTCAGACTCGAAGACCGTGTTCTGGAACGGTCCCATGGGTGTCTTCGAATTCCCAGCCTTCGCTGCCGGAACCAAGGCCGTGGCTGCGGCACTGACCAACGAGCCCGGCACTGAGTCGACTCGTCTGACTGTCGTCGGTGGAGGTGACTCGGCAGCGGCCGTGCGCACACTCGGCTTCGCCGACGACGAGTTCGGCCACATCTCCACAGGTGGCGGTGCCAGTCTCGAATACCTCGAGGGTAAGACGCTGCCCGGACTCCAAGCACTCGCGTGA
- the secG gene encoding preprotein translocase subunit SecG, with translation MEILNIILIALLVITSIFLTLLILMHKGKGGGMSDMFGGGMTSSLGSSGVAERNLNRFTTLMAIVWGACIILLGLITRFNA, from the coding sequence GTGGAAATCCTCAACATCATACTCATCGCGTTGCTCGTCATCACGAGCATCTTCCTGACTCTCCTCATCCTCATGCACAAGGGCAAGGGTGGCGGCATGTCAGACATGTTCGGTGGCGGCATGACCTCATCGCTGGGATCCTCGGGCGTTGCCGAACGCAACCTCAACCGGTTCACGACTCTGATGGCGATCGTCTGGGGCGCGTGCATCATCCTGCTGGGTCTCATCACCCGCTTCAACGCCTGA
- the tpiA gene encoding triose-phosphate isomerase, whose translation MSDRTLLLAGNWKMNHDHLEAISSVQKLAWALEDAKLDETKCDVVVIPPFTDIRSVQTLIQGDKLWLTYGAQDVSQHEPGAHTGEIAASFLSRLGCTYVVVGHSERRANNHETNDVVAAKVKAALAQEITPILCIGESLEQRQEKTHVDFTLTQLEESLAGLGSAALEGLVIAYEPVWAIGTGETATAEDAAEMAAAVRAHLEEKHGSALASSTRIIYGGSVKTDNVAQIVASDDVDGALVGGASLNGPDFAALCKAAVAK comes from the coding sequence ATGAGCGACCGCACCCTGCTTCTAGCCGGCAACTGGAAGATGAATCACGATCATCTTGAAGCCATCTCGAGTGTCCAGAAGCTTGCTTGGGCACTCGAAGACGCCAAACTCGACGAGACGAAATGCGATGTCGTCGTGATTCCTCCGTTCACCGACATCCGGTCCGTGCAGACTCTCATCCAAGGTGACAAGCTGTGGCTGACCTATGGTGCGCAGGATGTCTCGCAGCACGAACCTGGGGCCCATACCGGAGAGATCGCGGCATCGTTCCTGTCCCGCCTGGGCTGCACATATGTCGTCGTCGGTCACAGCGAACGGCGTGCGAACAACCACGAGACCAACGACGTCGTCGCGGCCAAGGTCAAGGCGGCACTGGCGCAGGAGATCACACCCATCCTGTGCATCGGAGAGTCGCTGGAGCAGCGTCAGGAGAAAACCCACGTGGACTTCACTCTCACGCAGCTCGAAGAGTCCTTGGCCGGCCTCGGCTCCGCTGCACTCGAGGGGCTCGTCATCGCGTACGAACCGGTCTGGGCGATCGGCACGGGAGAGACCGCGACGGCGGAGGACGCAGCTGAGATGGCTGCGGCTGTCCGTGCCCATCTCGAAGAGAAGCACGGCTCAGCACTGGCTTCGAGCACCCGGATCATCTATGGCGGTTCGGTCAAAACCGACAATGTCGCGCAGATCGTGGCCTCCGACGATGTCGACGGCGCACTCGTCGGAGGAGCAAGCCTCAACGGCCCCGACTTCGCCGCTTTGTGCAAGGCCGCAGTGGCAAAGTAG